In Symmachiella dynata, the following are encoded in one genomic region:
- a CDS encoding protein-disulfide reductase DsbD family protein — MRMSRNGFGSLFALLLVAVVGLAPQTAAAQDDLFQTDLFGSKPPVNDAKNAIKYDAKIVPADAAPGDEVTLQLTATVAEGWHTFSLTQTGFGGSPTVIALDDHGPLKPLGKTFTASRAPQIHEEKLGETQMRLEEYYGQVTFSRRFQIPADASPGEVTVSGQITHQVCSEGLCVPGKSAFQATVKIGEGKSSANLAATGETKFEHDSSVWLVSLSSGEAAPGETVELRVEANIKNDWHTYGLDQTRPEGLGPYATALQIQKYGELKLDGDWTVEPAPHAANEPLFGGIEVLEHSGRVVWTRSITVPADASPGDYPIGGEVAFQSCTGVKCVSPVAFNFEGNLTVTPTPAVSPVVFGVSAPIKGGMAAGFIEEVMAQRAEMRLERQANGGDANYTVIGEENSDYGLAMYLLFAFIGGMILNVMPCVLPVIAIKVMSFAQQAGESRARIFQLNVVYSLGVLAVFMVLATLAVFLGYGWGGLFQNANFNLIMACVVFAMGLSLLGVFEIPMPGMVGAAAGNQHQEGLVGAFSTGILATLLATPCSGPFLGATLGWSITQPTLIVYLVWGMMGLGMAFPYLMIGAFPSTVKWLPKPGNWMVRLKEFAGFVLMGTVIFIVHILQDDYTIPALVMLLGIALGLWMIGNLYDINSHIRHKTTVRVSAIVLTGVICLFGFNLTLKSETELPWKPFTEATLNASLAENKTVLVDFSADWCLTCKRNEKFALNTKKTLDLVQDHDVVTLYADYTGESEEIKRWLDNFESISVPLTVIFPAGQPDKAIVLRDLYTEAMLLENLEKAVSGKKTTANAVAVDEVRR; from the coding sequence ATGAGAATGTCCCGAAATGGTTTCGGTTCGCTATTTGCATTGCTGCTGGTTGCCGTGGTGGGACTCGCCCCACAGACTGCGGCGGCGCAGGACGATCTTTTCCAGACGGATCTCTTCGGCAGCAAGCCGCCGGTCAACGATGCGAAAAACGCGATCAAATATGACGCGAAAATCGTGCCCGCTGATGCTGCGCCGGGGGACGAAGTCACTTTGCAGTTGACCGCCACGGTTGCTGAGGGTTGGCATACCTTTTCTCTGACCCAAACCGGGTTTGGCGGATCACCGACGGTGATTGCGCTGGACGACCATGGCCCGTTGAAACCATTGGGCAAAACATTTACCGCCTCTCGAGCGCCACAGATTCATGAAGAGAAACTGGGCGAGACGCAAATGCGGCTGGAGGAATACTACGGTCAGGTCACGTTTTCCCGGCGATTTCAAATTCCCGCCGATGCCAGTCCGGGAGAAGTCACCGTTTCCGGGCAGATCACACATCAGGTCTGCAGCGAAGGGCTTTGTGTTCCCGGCAAGTCAGCCTTTCAGGCCACGGTGAAGATCGGCGAAGGCAAATCGTCAGCGAACCTCGCGGCCACCGGTGAAACGAAATTCGAACATGATTCGAGCGTGTGGCTCGTCTCGCTTTCCTCGGGCGAAGCAGCTCCGGGAGAGACGGTTGAACTGCGCGTCGAAGCGAATATCAAAAACGATTGGCATACGTACGGTTTGGACCAAACCCGTCCTGAGGGATTGGGACCGTATGCGACGGCGTTACAGATTCAAAAATATGGTGAGTTAAAACTCGATGGAGATTGGACGGTCGAACCGGCTCCGCACGCTGCGAACGAACCGTTGTTCGGCGGCATTGAAGTTTTAGAACATTCTGGGCGTGTCGTGTGGACCCGTTCGATTACGGTTCCTGCCGATGCGTCGCCCGGCGATTACCCCATTGGCGGCGAGGTCGCTTTTCAGTCATGCACCGGCGTGAAATGCGTTTCGCCTGTCGCGTTCAATTTTGAGGGGAATCTGACGGTCACCCCCACACCGGCAGTTTCTCCCGTGGTGTTTGGTGTTTCCGCACCCATCAAGGGCGGTATGGCGGCTGGGTTTATCGAAGAGGTCATGGCACAGCGGGCCGAGATGCGGTTGGAGCGGCAAGCCAATGGTGGGGACGCGAATTATACCGTCATCGGAGAAGAGAACTCCGACTATGGATTGGCGATGTATCTACTGTTCGCCTTCATTGGCGGCATGATTTTGAATGTCATGCCCTGTGTGTTGCCGGTGATTGCGATCAAAGTGATGAGTTTCGCACAACAAGCGGGTGAAAGCCGTGCACGGATCTTTCAGCTCAATGTTGTGTATTCGCTGGGTGTACTTGCCGTGTTTATGGTTTTGGCAACCTTGGCGGTCTTTTTGGGTTACGGTTGGGGCGGGCTGTTTCAAAATGCGAATTTCAATCTGATCATGGCGTGCGTCGTGTTTGCTATGGGACTGAGCCTGTTGGGCGTGTTTGAAATTCCCATGCCGGGTATGGTCGGCGCGGCAGCCGGCAATCAACATCAAGAAGGACTGGTGGGGGCCTTCTCCACAGGTATTCTGGCCACACTCTTGGCGACCCCCTGTAGCGGGCCGTTTTTAGGAGCGACGCTGGGTTGGTCGATTACACAACCGACGCTGATTGTTTACCTCGTGTGGGGCATGATGGGCTTAGGGATGGCGTTTCCGTATCTGATGATCGGCGCATTTCCCTCGACGGTCAAATGGCTGCCCAAGCCGGGGAACTGGATGGTGCGGTTGAAGGAATTCGCCGGTTTCGTGTTGATGGGAACCGTGATTTTCATCGTGCACATTCTGCAGGATGACTACACCATCCCGGCGTTGGTCATGCTGCTCGGCATTGCACTCGGTTTGTGGATGATCGGCAACTTGTACGACATCAACTCGCACATCCGTCACAAAACGACCGTGCGGGTCTCTGCCATCGTACTGACCGGCGTTATTTGTCTGTTTGGGTTCAATCTGACGCTCAAATCCGAAACGGAACTGCCTTGGAAGCCTTTCACGGAAGCCACGTTGAATGCATCGTTGGCCGAGAATAAAACGGTCCTGGTCGATTTCTCTGCCGACTGGTGTTTGACCTGCAAACGGAACGAAAAGTTTGCATTGAACACCAAAAAGACTTTGGATTTGGTCCAAGACCATGATGTCGTCACGCTCTATGCTGACTACACCGGCGAGTCTGAGGAGATCAAACGCTGGCTGGATAACTTCGAAAGCATCAGCGTACCGCTCACGGTGATCTTTCCCGCCGGTCAGCCCGATAAGGCGATCGTCCTGCGCGACTTGTACACCGAGGCCATGCTGCTGGAAAATCTAGAGAAGGCAGTCAGCGGCAAGAAAACAACCGCGAACGCTGTAGCGGTGGACGAGGTTCGTCGATAA
- a CDS encoding Gfo/Idh/MocA family protein: MTSTRRDFLKKSAATGALVSAPLIWTPDTAFGRNLNSKPTVASIGVGGSRGRYNQGGHIARKASKLGKTIAVCDVDSVHTAEFNKDFGGKLNEYTDYRVLLEKEKPDVVTIGTPDHWHVPIAIAALRAGCDVYCEKPLTLTIQEGIDVRNVVKETGRVFQVGTQQRSENENRFLKAVAIVQSGRLGKNVNAYVAIGGAPSEGPFESTAVPEGLDWDFWVGPAPKADYSEERRKQFRWWFEYSGGKMTDWGAHHIDIAQWALGYDKSGPVEVVGKGTFPPIVPDDFNWDAFLNGDAKLPSGFNTAVTFDIDLKFKNGSVMNVNDVYKRPDSNIEFGNGILFEGENGRIFVNRGKLEGKLIDELSESDHEEINALVAELYKGKTPGNHMQNFFECLEDRQQPISDVSTHHRTMTSCHLCNISVMLGRDLKWDPKAEKFVGDEQAQALTSRRSRDSYLVASGT; encoded by the coding sequence ATGACCTCAACACGACGTGACTTTCTCAAAAAATCGGCCGCGACCGGTGCACTGGTTTCGGCCCCGTTGATCTGGACGCCTGACACGGCTTTTGGTCGTAATCTCAACAGCAAGCCGACCGTCGCCTCCATCGGTGTCGGCGGCAGCCGGGGACGTTACAATCAAGGTGGACACATCGCGCGCAAGGCCTCGAAACTGGGAAAGACGATCGCCGTTTGCGATGTCGACTCCGTGCATACAGCTGAATTCAACAAGGATTTCGGAGGTAAGCTCAACGAGTACACCGACTACCGCGTTTTGCTTGAAAAAGAAAAACCGGACGTCGTCACCATCGGCACCCCCGATCATTGGCACGTGCCGATCGCCATCGCCGCCCTCCGCGCTGGCTGTGACGTCTACTGCGAAAAGCCGCTCACGCTGACCATTCAAGAAGGTATCGACGTCCGCAACGTCGTCAAAGAGACCGGCCGCGTGTTTCAGGTCGGGACACAACAGCGTAGTGAAAACGAGAACCGGTTCCTCAAAGCGGTCGCCATCGTGCAAAGCGGTCGTCTGGGGAAAAACGTCAACGCCTACGTCGCCATCGGCGGTGCCCCCAGTGAAGGCCCCTTCGAATCGACTGCTGTCCCCGAAGGTCTCGATTGGGATTTCTGGGTCGGCCCCGCACCGAAGGCCGATTACTCCGAAGAACGCCGCAAGCAATTCCGCTGGTGGTTTGAGTATTCCGGCGGCAAAATGACCGACTGGGGCGCGCACCACATCGACATCGCCCAATGGGCGCTCGGCTACGACAAGAGCGGCCCGGTCGAAGTCGTGGGCAAGGGAACCTTCCCGCCGATCGTCCCCGACGATTTCAACTGGGATGCGTTCCTCAATGGCGACGCCAAACTTCCCAGCGGGTTCAATACCGCTGTGACGTTTGACATCGATTTGAAATTCAAGAACGGCTCGGTGATGAACGTCAACGACGTTTACAAACGCCCGGACTCGAACATCGAATTCGGGAACGGCATCTTGTTCGAAGGTGAGAACGGTCGCATCTTCGTCAACCGTGGCAAACTGGAAGGCAAACTCATCGATGAGTTGAGCGAATCCGACCACGAAGAAATCAATGCCTTGGTGGCCGAGTTGTACAAAGGCAAAACGCCTGGCAACCACATGCAGAACTTCTTCGAATGTCTGGAGGATCGCCAGCAACCGATTTCCGACGTCAGCACACATCACCGCACAATGACTTCTTGCCATCTGTGCAACATTTCCGTGATGTTGGGCCGCGACCTGAAATGGGATCCCAAAGCCGAAAAATTCGTCGGCGACGAGCAGGCTCAAGCGTTAACCTCACGCCGCAGCCGCGATTCGTATTTGGTCGCCAGCGGAACGTAG
- a CDS encoding SPFH domain-containing protein, producing MGLLDKLRGELVDIVEWIDDTNHTLVWRFPRYHNQIKNGAQLIVRPGQTAVFVHRGELADVFEPGHYELTTDNLPILGTLQGWKHGFESPFKSEVYFVRTTQITDLKWGTPNPIMLRDPDFGPIRLRAFGTYTLKAVEPKSLLKELVGTDSDFSSDEINELMRSIISEAFATMLGKSQIAALDLAANYRALSGDLREAAVERVDDEYGLDIPQLFIVNISLPEEVEKALDTRSSMGVIGDMSRYQQFQMGKAMTAAAENPAGGGASEGMGLGMGFAMANQMFRGAGQAGPGMPAPPPPPGAVAWHIAVGGETQGPFTAQQLSQGIAAGQVTADSMVWSAGMPAWTTAGQVPALASQFAATPPPPPPAK from the coding sequence ATGGGATTGCTTGATAAACTGCGCGGCGAATTGGTTGATATTGTCGAATGGATTGACGACACCAACCACACACTCGTCTGGCGGTTCCCGCGGTACCACAACCAAATTAAAAACGGCGCGCAATTGATCGTGCGTCCCGGACAAACCGCTGTCTTCGTGCATCGTGGCGAATTGGCCGACGTCTTCGAGCCGGGACATTACGAACTCACCACCGATAACCTGCCAATCCTGGGCACACTGCAAGGCTGGAAGCACGGCTTCGAAAGTCCGTTCAAATCCGAAGTCTATTTTGTCCGCACCACGCAGATCACCGATCTAAAGTGGGGCACCCCCAACCCGATCATGCTCCGCGACCCCGACTTCGGTCCCATCCGCCTCCGCGCGTTCGGCACCTACACCCTCAAAGCGGTCGAGCCGAAATCGCTGCTCAAAGAATTGGTCGGGACCGACAGCGATTTCTCGTCGGATGAAATCAACGAGTTGATGCGTTCAATCATCAGCGAAGCCTTTGCCACCATGCTGGGCAAATCGCAAATCGCCGCATTGGACCTCGCCGCCAACTACCGCGCCCTCTCAGGCGACCTGCGCGAGGCAGCCGTCGAACGGGTCGACGATGAATACGGACTCGATATTCCGCAGTTATTCATCGTCAATATTTCACTCCCCGAAGAAGTCGAAAAGGCGCTCGACACCCGCAGCAGCATGGGAGTCATCGGCGACATGAGCCGCTACCAACAGTTCCAAATGGGCAAAGCCATGACCGCCGCCGCGGAAAACCCGGCCGGTGGCGGCGCGTCCGAAGGGATGGGACTGGGGATGGGATTTGCCATGGCCAATCAAATGTTCCGCGGCGCGGGGCAAGCAGGACCCGGCATGCCCGCACCTCCGCCTCCCCCCGGCGCCGTCGCTTGGCACATTGCTGTGGGGGGCGAAACACAAGGCCCCTTCACTGCACAACAACTGTCGCAAGGCATCGCTGCTGGACAAGTCACAGCCGATTCGATGGTCTGGTCCGCCGGCATGCCCGCCTGGACAACCGCCGGACAAGTCCCCGCACTCGCCTCGCAATTCGCCGCGACTCCGCCGCCACCGCCGCCGGCGAAGTAG
- a CDS encoding thiamine phosphate synthase, with protein MQQPLTPAAQRVLDRATEIATAGQSATVAPLHLLRSLLLEESRASEILGGFDVAISTVETVFPDEKSVPTAETTAESEQSKLVPMDEQAALAVQEARHLAGIQGRHSEVGTEHLLWGLLVVDSDVSTWLHEQGVQREQLTQLVDEKTGFSAEPLVTDVRIEFSQPSVSQRHNALRIIDAAANRAREGVRVVEDYVRFISDDAHLSTLLKSWRHDFTAAISTIAPHDLAAARDTLSDVGTTISTTAEAQRDSTAEVLQANLKRVQEAVRTLEEYGKVLAADLGGQFEQLRYRFYTLEKSILSTLHNQSRLAGRNLYLLVSEALCHHGSGPAIREALAGGVSIVQLREKEMPDRELVEFGRRVRQWTRETGALFIMNDRPDLAVLTDADGVHVGQEELSVKDARRIVGTEKLVGVSTHTIEQARQAVMEGADYIGVGPVFSSTTKQFTDLAGLEFVRQVAAEITLPWYAIGGITADNIAQVTEAGATRVAVSSAVCSMENSQTAAAQLMTALPNEP; from the coding sequence ATGCAACAACCGTTGACTCCCGCTGCCCAAAGAGTTCTAGACCGGGCGACCGAAATTGCCACAGCCGGCCAATCGGCAACCGTGGCTCCGCTGCATCTATTGCGTAGCCTTTTGCTGGAAGAATCGCGTGCGAGCGAGATTCTGGGCGGATTTGATGTGGCGATTTCCACAGTGGAGACGGTTTTCCCTGATGAGAAGAGCGTGCCGACTGCTGAGACGACCGCTGAATCGGAACAGTCTAAGCTGGTCCCGATGGATGAACAGGCCGCTTTGGCCGTTCAGGAAGCTCGGCACTTAGCGGGTATTCAAGGACGGCACAGTGAGGTCGGGACCGAACATCTGCTCTGGGGACTGCTGGTCGTCGACTCCGATGTTTCGACGTGGCTCCACGAACAAGGCGTGCAGCGCGAACAGCTCACGCAACTTGTGGATGAGAAAACAGGATTCTCCGCTGAGCCGCTGGTCACCGACGTCAGGATCGAATTCTCACAACCCAGTGTTTCGCAACGGCACAATGCGCTGCGGATCATCGACGCTGCTGCCAACCGCGCTCGCGAAGGGGTGCGTGTCGTCGAGGATTACGTCCGTTTCATCAGCGACGATGCGCATTTGTCTACGCTGCTCAAAAGTTGGCGGCACGATTTCACTGCGGCAATCTCCACAATCGCGCCGCACGACTTGGCAGCGGCGCGGGATACCCTGTCGGATGTGGGGACGACGATTTCCACAACCGCCGAAGCGCAGCGTGATTCCACCGCAGAGGTACTACAGGCGAATTTGAAACGCGTGCAGGAAGCGGTGCGGACGTTGGAGGAGTACGGCAAAGTCCTCGCTGCGGACCTGGGCGGACAATTCGAACAACTCCGCTATCGGTTTTATACGCTGGAAAAATCGATCCTGTCGACGCTGCACAATCAATCACGGCTGGCTGGACGCAATTTGTATTTGCTGGTCAGCGAAGCGCTGTGTCATCACGGCAGCGGACCGGCGATTCGCGAGGCGCTTGCCGGGGGCGTGAGCATTGTGCAGCTACGCGAAAAGGAAATGCCCGATCGAGAATTGGTCGAATTCGGCCGCCGCGTCCGGCAGTGGACCCGCGAAACGGGAGCATTGTTCATCATGAACGACCGTCCCGATTTAGCCGTGCTGACCGATGCCGATGGCGTGCATGTCGGCCAAGAGGAACTGTCGGTCAAAGATGCCCGGCGGATCGTGGGGACGGAAAAATTAGTCGGCGTCTCCACGCACACCATCGAACAAGCGCGGCAAGCCGTAATGGAGGGCGCCGATTACATCGGCGTCGGTCCGGTCTTTTCCAGCACGACGAAACAGTTCACGGATCTGGCGGGGCTGGAATTCGTCCGCCAAGTTGCCGCGGAGATCACCCTGCCCTGGTACGCCATCGGCGGCATCACAGCGGACAACATCGCCCAGGTCACAGAAGCCGGCGCCACGCGAGTCGCCGTCAGCAGCGCCGTCTGCTCAATGGAAAACAGCCAAACTGCCGCCGCGCAGTTAATGACAGCGTTGCCCAACGAACCGTAA
- a CDS encoding ATP-dependent Clp protease ATP-binding subunit, with protein MYERFTDRARKVMQLANQEAQRFNHEYIGTEHILLGLVKEGSGVAANVLKNLDVDLRKIRLEVEKIVQSGPDMVTMGKLPQTPRAKKVIEYSMEEARNLNHNYVGTEHILLGLLREQEGVAAQVLMNLGLKLEDVREEVLNLLGHGLEGAESGERSPAAGSPKAGKSKTPALDSFGRDLTELAKQGKLDPVIGRTDEIERVIQILCRRQKNNPVLLGEAGVGKTAIVEGFAQMVIDNNVPDLLRDRRIVVLDLAMMVAGTKYRGQFEERIKAVMNEVRRAKNTILFIDELHTLVGAGGAEGAIDASNVLKPALSRGELQCIGATTLDEYRKYIEKDGALERRFQTVMVEPPSATETVEILRGLRDRYESHHRVQITDDSLEAAVELSNRYITGRCLPDKAIDVIDEAGARIRLKSMVRPPDLKELDEEIEGLNQAKEEAVANQDFEKAASLRDQADKLKKKKESLTRDWREKSRETDGVVDNDVIAEVVAKMTGIPLTRLSSEDAVRLLQMEDELHKKVISQEEAIKQVAKAVRRSRSGLKDPRRPTGVFLFAGPTGVGKTLLAKTLAEFMFGDAESLIQIDMSEYMEKHNVSRLIGAPPGYVGYEEGGQLTEKIRRRPYAVVLLDEIEKAHPDVFNMLLQIMEEGHLTDSFGRKVDFKNVILIMTTNAGAKVIQSGSEFGFVKKDLDHSYDGMKRRLMHEIEDEFKPEFLGRVDDVIVFKHLDRENLKLIIDIELEKVYERLGERGLNLVLTDESKELIIDKGASDIDYGARPLRRCIETFIEDPLSEELLRDAFEGKNTITVRVKEVGDTKQLDFDATFEESAEPEMAAVGSEDENSGESEES; from the coding sequence ATGTACGAGCGATTTACCGACCGAGCCCGAAAAGTGATGCAACTCGCCAACCAGGAGGCGCAGCGGTTCAATCACGAATATATCGGCACGGAACACATTCTGTTGGGACTGGTCAAGGAAGGCTCCGGCGTTGCCGCCAATGTCCTGAAAAACCTGGACGTCGACCTGAGAAAGATCCGTTTGGAGGTCGAAAAGATCGTCCAATCCGGTCCCGATATGGTGACGATGGGCAAATTGCCGCAAACGCCGCGGGCTAAAAAAGTCATCGAATACTCGATGGAAGAAGCCCGGAACCTGAATCACAACTACGTCGGCACCGAACACATTCTGTTGGGCTTGCTGCGAGAACAAGAAGGTGTGGCCGCCCAGGTGTTGATGAACCTCGGCCTGAAACTGGAAGACGTTCGTGAGGAAGTGTTGAACTTGCTCGGCCATGGACTGGAAGGCGCCGAATCGGGCGAACGCAGCCCCGCCGCCGGAAGTCCCAAAGCGGGCAAAAGCAAAACTCCCGCCCTGGACAGCTTCGGTCGCGATCTGACCGAATTGGCCAAGCAGGGCAAACTCGATCCGGTGATCGGTCGTACCGATGAAATCGAACGGGTCATCCAAATCCTCTGCCGACGTCAAAAGAACAACCCGGTCTTGCTGGGTGAAGCGGGCGTGGGCAAGACGGCCATCGTCGAGGGCTTTGCCCAAATGGTCATCGATAATAACGTTCCGGACTTGCTGCGGGACCGCCGGATTGTCGTGTTGGACTTGGCGATGATGGTCGCTGGAACCAAATATCGTGGTCAATTCGAAGAACGCATCAAAGCGGTTATGAACGAAGTGCGTCGTGCCAAGAACACGATCTTGTTCATCGACGAACTGCACACTCTGGTCGGTGCCGGTGGCGCGGAAGGGGCGATCGATGCCTCCAACGTGCTCAAACCTGCTTTGAGCCGGGGCGAATTGCAGTGCATCGGAGCCACCACGCTCGACGAGTACCGCAAATACATCGAAAAAGATGGCGCCCTGGAACGCCGGTTCCAGACCGTGATGGTCGAACCGCCCAGTGCGACCGAGACTGTGGAAATCCTCCGCGGCTTGCGGGATCGGTACGAATCGCACCATCGCGTGCAAATCACCGATGACTCGTTGGAAGCGGCTGTGGAATTGTCCAACCGTTACATCACCGGCCGTTGCCTGCCGGACAAGGCGATCGACGTTATCGACGAAGCGGGTGCTCGTATCCGCCTCAAATCGATGGTCCGCCCGCCCGATTTGAAGGAACTTGATGAAGAAATCGAAGGCCTGAATCAAGCCAAAGAAGAAGCGGTCGCCAATCAAGACTTCGAAAAAGCGGCCAGCTTGCGTGATCAAGCTGACAAGCTGAAGAAGAAGAAAGAATCGTTGACCCGCGATTGGCGTGAGAAATCCCGCGAAACCGACGGTGTCGTCGACAACGATGTGATCGCCGAAGTCGTCGCCAAGATGACCGGCATCCCGCTGACACGCTTGTCGAGCGAAGATGCGGTGCGGTTGCTGCAAATGGAAGATGAACTACACAAAAAGGTCATCAGCCAGGAAGAAGCAATTAAACAGGTCGCCAAGGCGGTCCGTCGTAGTCGTAGCGGGTTGAAAGATCCGCGGCGTCCCACGGGTGTCTTCCTGTTCGCCGGTCCGACCGGTGTCGGGAAAACATTACTGGCCAAAACGTTGGCGGAATTCATGTTCGGCGATGCCGAATCGCTCATTCAAATCGACATGAGCGAATACATGGAGAAACACAACGTCAGCCGTTTGATCGGTGCCCCTCCTGGTTATGTCGGTTACGAAGAAGGGGGCCAACTGACGGAAAAAATCCGCCGCCGTCCCTATGCCGTGGTGCTGTTGGACGAAATCGAAAAAGCGCACCCCGACGTGTTCAATATGCTGCTGCAAATTATGGAAGAGGGACACCTCACCGATAGTTTCGGCCGCAAAGTCGATTTCAAAAACGTGATCTTGATCATGACCACCAACGCCGGTGCCAAGGTGATTCAATCCGGTAGCGAATTTGGTTTCGTCAAGAAAGACCTCGATCACAGCTACGATGGCATGAAACGCCGTCTGATGCACGAAATCGAAGACGAATTCAAGCCGGAGTTCTTAGGCCGTGTGGATGACGTCATCGTGTTCAAGCATCTCGACCGCGAGAACTTGAAGCTGATCATCGACATCGAGTTGGAGAAGGTCTACGAACGTCTTGGAGAACGAGGCCTGAATCTGGTCCTGACCGACGAAAGCAAAGAACTGATCATCGACAAGGGTGCATCGGACATCGATTACGGTGCCCGCCCACTGCGTCGCTGCATCGAAACCTTTATCGAAGATCCGCTTTCCGAAGAGTTGCTCCGCGACGCCTTCGAAGGCAAAAACACAATCACCGTTCGCGTCAAAGAAGTCGGCGATACCAAGCAACTCGACTTCGATGCCACGTTCGAAGAATCAGCTGAGCCCGAAATGGCTGCGGTTGGTTCCGAGGACGAAAATAGCGGCGAATCCGAAGAATCGTAA
- a CDS encoding class I SAM-dependent methyltransferase: MPLQRILEPEVMDSAQEAIDYDTMDHSNVNRVFVDDLLAFSQFEKPSVTEMRVLDVGTGTAQIPVELCGRQLPLHVTGVDLAEEMLKVGNQNVAAAGFAQNITLERVDAKQLPYAAGTFDAVISNSIVHHIPDPLQVIAEMARVVRAGGVLFVRDLLRPDDEAELEQLVSTYAADTNNEQRQLFRQSLYAALTVAEVKSLLTTAGLPAQWCAQTTDRHWTIAGRCGV; this comes from the coding sequence ATGCCGCTGCAACGCATTCTCGAACCGGAAGTCATGGACTCCGCCCAGGAAGCGATCGACTACGACACGATGGACCATTCGAACGTCAATCGCGTCTTCGTTGATGACCTATTGGCATTCTCGCAGTTTGAAAAGCCGTCCGTCACTGAGATGCGCGTATTGGATGTTGGCACCGGGACCGCACAGATTCCAGTGGAATTATGTGGGCGGCAACTCCCGCTGCACGTCACCGGGGTCGACCTCGCTGAAGAAATGCTCAAAGTCGGCAACCAAAACGTCGCCGCCGCCGGTTTCGCGCAGAACATCACGCTCGAACGCGTCGACGCGAAGCAACTTCCCTACGCGGCGGGAACATTCGACGCTGTGATATCCAACAGCATCGTGCACCACATTCCCGACCCCTTGCAGGTGATCGCTGAAATGGCCCGCGTGGTGCGCGCGGGCGGAGTGCTCTTCGTCCGCGATCTGCTGCGTCCCGATGACGAAGCGGAACTGGAGCAGTTAGTCAGCACCTATGCGGCAGACACCAACAACGAGCAACGACAACTCTTTCGACAATCGTTGTATGCGGCGCTGACGGTCGCAGAGGTCAAATCGCTGCTAACGACTGCGGGTCTACCAGCACAGTGGTGTGCGCAAACGACCGATCGCCACTGGACCATCGCCGGGCGATGCGGAGTGTAA
- a CDS encoding metal-dependent hydrolase yields MTTIEHALLGINGALATGLHRRYGWQVVALAGLVAISPDWDGLTLVLGPVLFDQAHRVWGHSFLTCGLLGILIGVLDYRFDVVTRLANVSARGLRRCGLVLPAEQGLGSLPLRRERTVAGYAVWTLVALAAALSHLAADLVVSGTATLGDWKLQLLWPFSTEGWIYPHVHWGDPGMTIIFVMGMLAMYRWRNRLQVIAAATLLGVAAYIVVCGALG; encoded by the coding sequence ATGACAACAATTGAACATGCGTTGCTGGGCATCAACGGAGCATTGGCTACGGGTTTACACCGCCGCTATGGCTGGCAGGTGGTCGCCCTGGCGGGGTTGGTGGCAATCAGCCCGGATTGGGACGGCCTGACGTTGGTGCTAGGTCCAGTGCTGTTTGATCAGGCTCACAGAGTCTGGGGGCATAGTTTCTTGACGTGCGGCCTGCTGGGGATCCTGATCGGCGTCCTCGATTATCGATTCGATGTCGTCACGCGACTGGCCAATGTCAGTGCACGGGGACTGCGGCGCTGTGGGCTGGTACTCCCTGCCGAGCAAGGACTGGGATCGCTGCCGCTACGCCGGGAGCGAACAGTTGCCGGATATGCCGTGTGGACGCTTGTGGCACTGGCGGCTGCGCTGAGCCATCTTGCCGCCGATTTGGTGGTGTCCGGGACGGCAACGTTGGGCGACTGGAAATTGCAGTTGCTGTGGCCGTTTTCCACAGAGGGGTGGATTTATCCGCACGTCCACTGGGGCGATCCAGGCATGACGATTATTTTTGTCATGGGGATGCTGGCGATGTACCGGTGGCGCAATCGGTTGCAAGTGATCGCGGCGGCCACGCTGCTGGGCGTGGCCGCGTATATCGTTGTCTGCGGCGCGCTAGGATAA